A segment of the Carya illinoinensis cultivar Pawnee chromosome 1, C.illinoinensisPawnee_v1, whole genome shotgun sequence genome:
gagatcgttcttctatgatgatccttaccttttcaagtattgttcagatcaaatcattaggaagtgcgTACCCAATGAcgaaatttctggtgtcttaaatttttaccatacggaagcttgtggtgggcatttttcagcccacaaaacagtggccaaaattcttcaaagcggattttattggccaaccatgttcaaggatgcctttagtttttgtaaaacttgtgaaccttgtcagaaattaggaggaatcactaggagaaatatgatgcctatgcaacccatactaatgattgaaatttttgattgttgggggatagattttatgggaccatttcctttttcttatggctatttatacattttgcttgctgttgactatgtttctaagtgggttgaggcagtcccttgcaaatctaatgatcatcaagttgttttaaaatttttaaaagaaaacatttttgcaaggtttggcatgcctaaagccataatcagtgataatggcacccacttttgtaacaagcatttctcggccttaatgaagaagtatggtatccatcataaaatctctactccctatcatcctcaaaccaatggacaagctgaactagcaaatagggagattaaaaacattcttgaaaaaatagttaacccaaacaggaaggattggtctttgagattgtctgatgccttgtgggcttatagaacagcctttaaaaccattttgggcatgtctccatatagactagtgtatggtaaggcttgccatttgcctgtagagttaGAACATAGAGCGTgttgggccattaagcaatgcaattttaacattgataaagctggttgtgtgagaaaattgcaattgtctgagttggatgagttgaggaaggatgcctacaacaactctaagttgtccaaagaaagaatgaagaatttccatgacaaacacatccaacgtaagacttttgagcctaataaaaaagtgttattgtacaactctcggttacacttgttccctggtaagttaaggtctcgatggagtgggccttatgtggtacaaaatgtttttcctcatgatgctatagagataatgaatcctctcaatggtaacatttttaaggttaatggtcaaaggctcaagccttttatttctaactttgcacctgaggaatctactctacatttgcttgatcctaattgatggttcttgatctatccatctcttttcattgttttcttttgttcttcagtttttatttttattttggctgcattcctttcaaagctatccaggtatttccttttcctctttccttcagtttttcattgaattttcggttcttctgttagttgttttgccccttaactactctctttgtataaattctttcgtttctcttgcatcattgaggacaatgctacaatctagttggggggtggaagagaatttatttctctgtttgcatgccttagacatattttggttcacttaaaaaaaaaaaaaaaaggatttgctgaggtcatggaacatgtggaatgtagtgcaaataagagtttatgtcaaaagagggatttatccattttatttagttgttaaaccaagggaaagatgttaaaagttttgctaaaacacacacaacacatacccggaaggcctagaaagactacattgagtcattgttggttgatttacacttcaattgtttgagactctaatgaaccatatcctaatggcttaggaagagatctgaaatgaattaaatgagaaaagggacaagccagggatccaaccaaaaaaaaaaaagtcctttaggtagactagtggtaagggctgacttgtgaaagtgtggatagGCGTACATTCGtaggtccgattcccccactaggaaatctaaaaacataaattacatctgtgtagtggaaaaggctgcctattaccggggtccttacaaaaaaaaaagtaagcgcTTTTCAAAGTGTAATGGCGTGAAAGctgccactacaatggttttgaattagagtaagaccatgtggttttctcagattggttgttgtgattgaaactgttaatgtctcttggtagtcgatcttggaattctaaccccatttctatgcacttgaaagaaagcaagctttgttacatgtaattcccttggttgattaactaaattgtgtataaatcttttagttgatacaaaattcagattaatctatctccagtgttcttaaactcaacaagtctatttcatggcatgtgattctcaAACTTCTTtcgaaattgtagttggaaatctcacctttgcatgaattcattcactttatttgctagagtctagcaaaaagctagttggggggtttgataaagggttagaattgcataattaagctatttaaacgagtgatttattttattaaataagaattgaacacttaattatgcatcaaattctaatattgaatgtcaaattaattgatgccaatatttttgcacatcaaagtctcatatttgcccttgaaatacttaaactataatatcatttcatttatatattgtagggcatttatggaaggaaagaaagaatgggacctatgagaaaatagagaagttaagtatggttttatggaatctcatctaatagagatcaaatgcactcattcggacaccatgcagtggactcacacatgcaaacatgcagaccattcggacacatgcaggatcacatgcacacatgcagaaaagtgcaaacacattcagactcacacatgcatgcacacaagtaaacatgcagaccggattcacacatgcagagcaaactcacatggacagcacacagttggactcacacatgcaatacggGTGCAACAGGAGataaatgcacacatgcagattAGCAGAAGAACAGCAGGCCTTCAGTTTTGACAATTGAAGATCACGTTGCAGACAGTCGGACAAcagcacaccaatgcagaaaacatgttgcTGGAAGCAGCATATCTGAtttcagcttttggcatgtgattcCACCGAATTTGTCATTGAAGTTGAGAGATGGAAGACAGCTGGACGGAaagcagcagcaggagatcacatgggatcacACAAACAGACGGGCTGACTTTTGGctctttatttttcaacttgtttttataCGGCTGGTTCGTTCATGTAGGAGGCAGCTAGTTTTTGTGTTTTCATACATTATTACTttacttttcgtttagactGGAGGGGAGCTGagttcttattctttttcttttcgttttactgaaggggttggggttggttttatttttctttcttgctttctGTTTTGGACGCTAGCAGCAGATTTTCAtagttttcttttggttttacattcggctacagcagaacCTAGCTTAGCTTAGAGTTGTGagtttgttctttcatttttgctttattttttcgtttaagctggaAAACAGCAGAGTGGAGTTTcggtttctattttattttctttctttcgttcagACAAAGAAGAGGGGCGGAAGCTCCCATTTTTGGATTTGTTTCTGTTGTTTTACGTTATTAGTGCAGATGGTAGACGGCTggtgttgttttattttcattcttgctttGCTTTCAGATGGAGACCTAGCAGTAGAGTTTTAGTttgaagtttatttattttctcttcttcagtTAGACGGAAGCAACAGTTTTAACAatcctttctttttcgtttggtAGGATTGCTGGCTGGTTgagttctttttcttctttcatttgttttggttttcgtTTGAGACGTTGGctggattatttattttatttcctcttcttttcGTTTTGGTTCGTCAGTAGTTAGTTCttaagagtttttattttctttctttacgtTGCAGAGTAGAAAGcggcttatttattttattttcttcttcttatcatTTCGTTCGGCACAACAGAGGCTtgagatttgttttatttttcctgtgcTGCGATTTCTCATTCGTTTAGGCTCAtctttattttgagtttatttttttttactctcagattttgttatggctttaattagattaatttttgttgctagaaatatcatgtgtagctaattttagaaacttgggttgtggaatgagacttaatttattttaggttctagtttaatgcaatattttgtgatcgaatgttgatttcactatattactagccggatttaaattgaaaatagattgcggctcttgctcttgttttgttgttgacgtaaggcacaacaaaagcttgaaaattatcaaggcttctctcgattggttgttgatgtgtgtttggctagtaaagtagagaatcccttagaaaaaaatattgcaaaacttgagcacaactttttatcttccgtttatcaatgccttgattggattgttaatcgagaaaattatctaggatccaaaataaagagagtctcacacccaacccaagtgtttgttaaattgccctttttttagaaactctaatttcaacttcgattatctttttgcattgcattttaatttttttttcatctctcatactcgattcatttgttactcacaaatctcttatacgctttgataaccctttgtccctgtggaatacgatcctggacttatccttgatacaacttgacacttttacacttggaagcacattcgaccacgagtcagcTTCCCACTAATGTTGAGCTCACTTCTTCTTCCTCGATTGCTGCATTTATTGGTGAAAGGACTTCTTCCAATGTATGGAACTCGTCTCGGACACCCCTCTCCTCGCACCACCTCGTTCACCATCCGTCATTTTCTGTTTCCTCTTACAACCAACACTGCACCCTCACCATGTTCTGCCTGTGCTCAGGCCAAGTCCCATGCGCTTCCTCATCCACCATCACCTTCTTGGTCTCATAAAGCTTTtcaattattgtttttttttatttatttttatttttttattttttatgtctgGGGACCTGTGCTTGTGCTGTCCTCTTCTAGTCATAGATTTTACCTTTCCATTGTAGATGACTTTACAAAGTATATTTGGCCTTTTCCACTTCATGCAAAATCTAATGTGTCCTCTATATTTCTGGCATTTTTACGTTATGTTAGTAACACTTTTTCTTCCAAACAGACTTGGGGTGGTGAATTTCACCCTCTAGCCTCCATACTTAAATCTTTTGGAATCACTTACCACATCACTTGTTCTTACTCACATGCTTAAAATGGCAACGTTGAAAGACGTCATCGCTACATCATTGAAATTgacatttcttttctctctcatgcCTCTATTCCCACAAAATATTGgacaaatacttttcaaataGCTGTCTTCCTCTTCAATCGAATGCCTACACCAATTCTTCAGCATAAATCCCCTTTTCAAGCACTTTTTGGTCATCATTCTGATTACACCTTTTTGTGTACTTTTGGATCTGCATGTTGGCCTACTCTCCatccatttaatcattacaaaatgGATTTCTCTCTtaattatgtgtttttatgGGATATACACCTGATCACAAAGGGTATAATTGTCTACATATCCCTACTAGGTGGGTTTATATTTCACACAATGTGAGGTTTGATGAGGcccattttcctttctttctctgcCTGTGCCCTCATTAACTACATCTCCCTCTCGACCTCATATCTTTCCCATCAAATAGATTTCTATTGGGCCTCCTCCCTCCACTTCTCAGATAAACCATCCTCGCTCAAGCCTATTACCCTCAGGCCCATCAAACCTCAGTCCATCTACCATCTCGTCGTCCTAGCCCCCTTCAGTAAACCCATCACTCGAGCATACTCATGCGTAGAACCCTAAGCTTCCTCCTCTCCCCCATCTTCATCTCTTACCCTCTCTAAATCTCCCTCCCCTTCTTTCTCTCGGATAGTTCCAGTCCACCCCATGATAACTCACTCAAAATCTCTCATCCATTGTCCTATTCAACGCTCCGATGGGATTGTCCCATGGCTTCCCCAAAAATTGGCCCTTCCCCACATTGTCTCAGCTTTATCCATTGTTCCTGAGGAACCTTCCTACTACATTGAAGCCTTCAAATTTCTTGAGTGGTGCATTGCCATGAATATTGAGTTTCAAGCCCTTCTTAAAACTTGGGATCTAGTCCCTGCTTCTTCTCAACTCAATGTCTTAGGATCCAAATGGGTCCTTAAGATGAAATGGCATGCTGATGGTTCCCTTGAGCGGTGCAGGGCTTGCCTTGTTTCCAAGGGGTTCCATCACCAGGCCGTCATCGATTACATAAAGGCTTTTAGTAAATCTGCAACCATCAGGCTTCTCATTTCACTTGCTGTGCAAAATCAATGGCCCTTTCAGCAGCTTGATGTTTAGAATGCATTCCTACAAGGGGACCTAGAAGAGGACGTCTACATGCAGCAACCTCCTGGTTTTGTAAATTCTGACTTTCCTACTCATATGTGTAAATTGCGTAAATCAATCTATGGTCTTAAATAAGCTCCTAGGGCTTGGTTTTCTAAGTTGAGTATAAAATTgaaactagggtttcaaagTTCAAAATCTGATTCTTCTCTATTTATTTACTCTATTGCCAATActtctattttccttttaataaatGTCGATGATATTGTGGTCACTAGTTCACACTATGCACTTATCCTCAATATGATTACTGCTCTTAGGACATCCTTTCCTACTAAGGATCTTGGTGCCTTGCATTATTTTCTAGGCATCGAAGTCCTTCGTATTGCCACTGGCTTGTTCATATCTCAACAAAGATATATCTCTGATTTATTGTCTCACTCTAACATGCATCAATCAAAGCCCATATCCACTCCCATGGCTATCTCGGTCAAACTCACTACCCTTGATGGCAACTCCTTTGAAGATCCTCAACTTTATCGTAGTGTTGGAGGAAGTCTGCAATATCTATCCTTTACTCAACCAGATATTTCATTTGCTATTAACAAGGTTTGTCAGTTCATGCTTAGTCCCCGTTTACCTCATTGGCAAGCCATCAAGAGGATTCTTCATTATCTCTAGCTCACTCCCAACTTTggtttgcatttttcttttgcctCTTCCTTGGCTCTCATTGCCTACTCTGATGCTGATTGGTCTGGTTGCCTAGATGATAGGAAATCTACCAGtggtttttgtgtttattttgggAACCATCTTGTGTCTTTGGGCTCTAAGAAGCAACTCACTATTACACGTTCTTCTATTGAGGCTGAATATAAAGCAATAGCAAATGTTGCTTGTGAGCTCATTTGGTTTCAATCTTTGCTTAAAGAACTTGGTATCTTCCTTGATAATCCACCTACACTTTGGTGTGATAATATTGGAGCCATATACTTATCAGTTAATCCTGTTTTACATTCTCGTACTAAACATATTGAGCTTGATTACCACTTTGTATGAGATCATGTGGCGGCCAAAGCACTTCAAGTCTCCTTCGTGTCAAGCAAAGACCAACTGCCAGATTTACTACACTGCAATCAAGCCTCACTATCCTATCAATGCCCCTTGCATCAAGGGAAGccatatatattaaatctatttcaCCAGAGGAATTGCTCACAACAGACTCTACCAATATTCCTTCAAGCACAACTGAAGCACTTGCCACATCACCAAGCAGTCATAATTAGAATGTACTAGATGATTCTAGATAGAATCTTTTCATAACAGAATTTGTCTTGAGTGGTCTGTATCTTCTATAAATACAGATGTAATATTGAGACTTTGTATGCAAGAATGAATACAATAGCTAGAATtgtcttttgaatttattttcccttttgttACATTCTGTCGAAGACCTATTGTTCTATTATGGTATTAGAGAGTCTTCAAGGACTAACTTCCATTCTCTTCTTCCTCACTACAATCATGGCCGCTGAAAAACCCAGTCACACCATCAACCCCATAGTCATCAACTTTGAAAGATAACATGGAGCCAAGCGACAGCAAACATGAAGGCTTCGGGAATGCCTGAGGGGGAGCCTACACCGAGGAAGAAAGGAAGAGCATGCAGGACGTCCTCCTTCCTCCACATGAGTGCACCCCAGTATATGAGCTTATTTGGGACAAGCATGCACTTAGGAAGGTGGAGTCAAACGAGTCGCTAGAGCTAGTTCTTCTGGACTTGAGCTGCCTTGAATCCACCTCTAGGATTGGCACTGGGATGACTCTCGAAATAAGTGATGCCATGCAGCAGCTCCTCATGGAGCATCGGGATGTCTTTGCCTAGAGTCACGAGAACATAAAAGAATGATGAGTGTGAATCTCGAGGCTAAGGGGGTAAGACAAAAACTTTGAAACGTCAGCACATAGAAGAACGCTGCTATCGCCATAGAAGTCGAACAATTACTGACAATGAGGTTTGTACAAGAGGCTCATTACCAGGACTAGCTATCTAATGTGGTGTTGGTAAAATAGCAAAATGGAAAATGAAGGATGTGTTTGGACTTCATTAACCTGAATAAGCCCTGCCAAAAGGACAGCTTCCCGCTTCCCCGCATCGACCTGATTGTTGACTCGACGGCGGGTCATCGTATGCTAAGCTTCATGGACACCTACTCTGGGTACAACCAAATTTGCATGAATCTGGAAGACAAGGAGAATATGTTGTTCATCACCTACCAAGGGCTATACTGCTACTCTGCcactaggggtgtcaaatcgtgtcaACGGGTTGTGTTCGTGTTGTGTCaatgatggcttgcaaaatttcatattgcagattttacaagtttgctcgagcggaggcttttggccgctcgagcgaattcaggcagattcaaacgctcgactgccgctcgacagggagctcgagcgggttgctgaaaaatgaagatcgctcgagcagagacattggccgctcgagcgaaatcaggcagagtcgaacactcgatgtgcgctcgataggacgctcgagtgaaatcaggcagagtcgaacgctcgacgcgcgctcgacaccccgctcgagcgaacatcgtattttgacagattttaggttttccgccgtgggaccatataaaaggccattcttcactctagagccgtgggttttgactggagaacactctttgggagagaaaaacatagctagagggattcaaatcatttgttttggagacggaattccaatttattgcacgtacgttggattcatacacgagcacggacgggagaaaggcgttgaatcgttctcttgagcttttgacgaccagttgaggctgcaaggaggatttttcagtgtttattttcttcttcccatcttctcagaacaattatggtgaattcgtttatgttgaattccaattctagtatgagctaaattttcttctttctaggaaaacgatgtaacctaattccgaactatgcttgtttgtccatgctaatttaatgaaattctctctttgtttatctgatttattctgaatttattgcttctaattaactggccattgattagatgattattaatcttgtgatttgctatcgaaagagggaatcatagggtagatcttggatatttcagcataggtaagtatagagatcgaaagacttgtatgaacctgtgtagtaattaaatcattggtcttattgcgttcttgattatttaatttgcatactcttgtgtgaattgataaactagaatcacttccaattgactatcgaaagaggcttttggatgaattagagatttgctaatagacaaaagaggtttaagttaaattagctggatgagaaaagcatagtgaagaattatggtgaaatcgatttcctagaaggtttcttccccattgaatttgatctttgaaagtcagttttattttctttgcttatttctctttgagttgatctaagtttatttgcaactacaaaaaccttagcgattcctctagataaaattgagattagtaaaattttggtatttggcaagagtaaggtaccaatccctgaggacgatactctacttattactttactataaaactacgatactgtgcacttgcagttttgcaccgaccaagtttttggcgccgttgccggggattggtttattcttattcttttcgtcaatatcgatacaaagtaatcttggttttaatttagaattatgttttaatttgttctacaggtgtgtttctgacattggatgcgccgtactagatctcgtgacattattcctgttgatccggagattgaaagaactcttagatcactaagaagaaataagatactagctatggctgaagaagaccGTGAGGTACTActacgcaccttgaaggactatgtacggccagttgtgaatggaaattactcgagcataatgcgccagccaatcaatgccaacaactttgagctcaaaccagctttgattagcatggtgcagcaggctcaattcagtggatcaccacttgatgatcccaatattcacttggctatgttcttggagatttgtgacactgtgaagatcaatggtgttactgaagacaccattagactgagattgtttcccttctctttgagggacaaggctagaggttggctacaatctctacaaccgggaagcatcgttagttggcaggacatggctgagaggtttcttgctaaattctttcctcctgccaaaacagcccaactcaggagtgagattggccaattcaagcaaaatgattttgagtcactctatgaagcatgggaaaggtataaggacttgattcgacgttgcccacaacatggattgccagattggttgcaagttcagatgttctataatgggttaaatgggcaaactcgaactatagttgatgctgcttctggtggaactctgatgtcgaagacagctgaaggtgctactgcacttttggaggaaatggcctcaaacaactatcaatggccaactgagaggactttggctaagaaggtagctggaattcatgaattggagccgatagcagctctttccgctcaagtagctactctatctcatcagatttcagccttgacaacacaaaggatactacaaagtacagaatatgttgcatccacaagcatgatagttccaagcaatgaggcgagtcaagaacaagttcaatatgtcaacaatcggaactacaattatcgtggtaatcctatgccaaattactatcatccagggcttagaaatcatgagaatttgtcatatggaaataccaagaatgtgttgcaacctcaacatcctccaggatttgatagccaaccaagcgagaggaagatgtcacttgaggatgccatggtttcctttgttcaggagaccaatgcaaggtttaaaaagactgattcacggttggacaacattgagactcattgtagcaatatgggagctgctataaagaatattgaagtgcaaattgggcaactagccactaccatcaatgcccaacaaagaagagcttttcccagcaacactgaagtgaatccaaaggaacaatgcaaggccatcacacttaggagtggaaaagaaatagagaggtcaccattgaaggagagcaagtccacccctacagctgtgaacattggccaaagcaagaataaagtagaagaagatgagattgtcaatgatacactagaggagaccgactttgctcctacaatttcatttcctgacaatcctcctattcttgctcctccacttccttaccctcagcgttttcaaaagcaaaaactagataagcaattttctaagtttttggatatttttaagaaaattcacattaatattccttttgcagatgccctggaacaaatgtcaaattatgtcaaattcctaaaggacatcatttccaagaagagaagattggaagagtttgaaacagtgaagctttctgaagaatgcagtgctattcttcaaaagaaattgcctcaaaaattgaaagatccggggagtttcactttgccttgcactattggaaattcattttttgataaagttttatgtgatcttggtgctagtattaatcttatgccactttctgtttgcaggaaattaggacttgaagagatgaagcctacaacaatttctttgcaactagcggatcggtccatcaagtatccacgtggaatcatagaagacgtattggtaaaagtggataaatttatcttccctgctgattttgtggtgttagacatggaagaagatgaagaagtcccactaattcttggtcgaccattcttggctacgggaagagctttgattgatgttcaaaagggtgagttaacattgagagtgaacaaggaagaggttttg
Coding sequences within it:
- the LOC122281879 gene encoding uncharacterized mitochondrial protein AtMg00820-like, which translates into the protein MITHSKSLIHCPIQRSDGIVPWLPQKLALPHIVSALSIVPEEPSYYIEAFKFLEWCIAMNIEFQALLKTWDLVPASSQLNVLGSKWVLKMKWHADGSLERCRACLVSKGFHHQAVIDYIKAFSKSATIRLLISLAVQNQWPFQQLDV